A single genomic interval of Helianthus annuus cultivar XRQ/B chromosome 13, HanXRQr2.0-SUNRISE, whole genome shotgun sequence harbors:
- the LOC110900505 gene encoding uncharacterized protein LOC110900505 — MDYTQYKPPDLDAKHTKPPDIVASSLNPNKGFTLRSLNIDGKTSCPRRGILHDLQQGSKVFNVIDELTKITVLVDNAAEDMDRATPAVVSDDMFWDVGKKVSNVSYAEKVQSTRQRREVNFRLLEPSETREDADVVIPKEVVQQVQEKLDNVLYGYFLGNRLPYPVVEYYAKNVWAKFGFSKLMMNTTGFFFFKFDSKDGLRKVLEGGPWLIRKNPLFLNVWSPKVTLKKDSIKTVPIWVKLHNVPISVYTDDGLSLLASKIGVPKMLDSYTADMCVDSWGRSSYARAMIELNVDNDLKDHITIAIPKMEEEGFIMEQVKVEYEWRPLRCSVCCLFGHDDNMCSKKPNGKSKMVSVDEEGFVTDKRKTARFSFPQKKQKLKVVYKPKAHQYHASTSGTKVGNQAALNTNTVKVSNPFEVLANEKADERRDPVNANSTGDVNCGARIQQPDEVQELNPMEMADFMRGNLNNDNSEGLSVCAVLESHVNVVNLDKICKKVFRNWSWTSNGGVCDRGTRVILGWNADDIDLMVVPQSDQVIHAQVLLKSVKKKMFCSFVYAENKYQDRRSLWADLCNFRGLTKDVPWVVMGDFNAALNMEDFLTGPSSHTIAMRDFYDCVQNTELIDVKSHGLHYTWSQRPKNGVGTLKKIDRVMGNVKLLDVFPDAYAMFQPFRVSDHVPGILRLASMDTGRPKPFKFPNFITSKPNFGQAIIAEWTKNVEGVAMFSVVQKMKNLKPHFRRILRNQGNLHKRVTELRNQLDQIQKQVDTNPFDTALRSSEAICLRDYKVAAYDEECFLKQKSKVQWLCADDSNTSYFHNYVKGRNARSKIHCIKDTKGNLFEGDDVATTLLAHYSVFMGTEDHVDKVDDTDMFVNVLQSNVAENMVRQVTEDEVKQAMFSIGENKAPGPDGYTSAFFKKSWDVVGGEVTKAVLDFFSNGQILKQINHTILALVPKVETPNTVLDYRPISCCNVLYKCISKIITDRIKWGLGYLVNINQSAFVPGRKISDNILLTQELMHNYHVDRGPPRCALKIDIQKAYDTKMALNNAFRFHLHCSKQKIINVSFADDLFVFVHGDMGSVQLIRSVLGKFTSFSGLVPSLPKSTIFFCNVPCDVKTNILSFLPFREGTLPVRYLGVPLISTKLSFRDCRILVERMERKVDNWMTKTLSFAGRLQLINSVLAAMYTYWASVFILPMRIVKDLEKRMRRFLWNASYSRSTRSKVAWKDVCKPKEEGGLGIRSISDVNKALITSHIWSIITNRESLWVQWIHAYRLKGRNFWDVQARGNLTWSWRKILAIRSLVRPYVWKSIGNGNGTNVWSDNWCSCSPIRNFITPRMIAREGFNLKNTVADLIDSNGDWRWPQAWLDLFPVLINVARPVIAQDMEDRFGWKSFDGKIGHFTSWDAWNNLRVRENKVAWVNMVWYGQCIPRHSFHLWLVIINKLKTQDRLAVWEAGSETNLILMCCPLCKYGRDSRDHLFFQCSFSAKVWSIVIKKVDMGNVDGSWRSIMSWIDQHASSKRLEHIICKLVVAASSYFIWQERNNRLFSHLQRKEETVAQLILDMVRLRIMSFKVGGDIKQRKLLERWVIMEDDPG; from the exons ATGGATTATACACAATACAAGCCGCCTGATTTGGATGCCAAACATACTAAGCCGCCCGATATTGTGGCTTCCTCCTTAAACCCTAATAAGGGTTTTACACTGAGGTCTTTGAATATTGACGGAAAAACATCCTGCCCGAGACGGGGGATTTTGCATGATTTACAGCAGGGATCGAAAGTATTTAATGTGATTGATGAGCTTACAAAGATAACTGTTCTGGTGGATAATGCTGCGGAGGACATGGATAGAGCTACACCGGCGGTTGTTAGTGATGATATGTTCTGGGATGTTGGAAAGAAGGTAAGCAATGTGTCATATGCTGAAAAAGTGCAGTCTACTCGTCAACGAAGGGAGGTCAATTTCAGATTACTTGAACCCTCGGAAACTAGGGAAGATGCTGATGTGGTTATACCGAAAGAGGTAGTTCAACAGGTACAGGAAAAGCTCGATAATGTGCTATATGGTTATTTCTTAGGAAATAGATTACCTTACCCTGTGGTTGAGTATTATGCGAAGAATGTATGGGCTAAATTTGGTTTCTCTAAGCTCATGATGAATACAACgggtttctttttcttcaagtttgacTCTAAGGATGGTTTGAGGAAGGTTTTGGAAGGAGGCCCATGGTTAATAAGGAAAAATCCGTTATTTTTGAATGTTTGGTCCCCAAAGGTTACGCTCAAAAAAGATAGTATTAAAACGGTTCCAATATGGGTGAAACTTCATAATGTGCCGATTTCGGTCTACACTGATGATGGATTAAGCTTGTTGGCTTCGAAGATTGGGGTTCCCAAAATGCTTGATTCATATACGGCTGATATGTGTGTGGACAGTTGGGGGAGGAGTAGTTATGCTCGTGCTATGATTGAACTTAATGTTGATAATGATCTAAAGGATCATATTACCATAGCTATACCGAAAATGGAAGAGGAGGGTTTTATTATGGAACAGGTGAAGGTTGAATATGAGTGGAGGCCGCTTCGATGTAGTGTATGCTGTCTTTTTGGGCATGATGATAATATGTGTAGCAAGAAACCTAATGGCAAATCTAAAATGGTATCTGTTGATGAGGAGGGTTTTGTTACTGATAAACGGAAGACGGCGAGATTCTCCTTTCCTCAAAAGAAGCAGAAGCTGAAGGTGGTGTATAAACCTAAGGCTCATCAATACCATGCAAGTACGTCAGGAACAAAAGTGGGTAACCAAGCTGCTTTAAACACTAATACGGTAAAAGTTTCTAATCCTTTTGAAGTGCTCGCTAATGAGAAAGCGGATGAGAGGAGGGACCCGGTAAATGCTAACTCGACTGGAGATGTGAATTGTGGGGCTAGAATACAACAACCGGATGAAGTTCAAGAGTTAAATCCGATGGAGATGGCTGACTTTATGAGGGGTAATCTGAATAATGATaattctgagggg TTGAGTGTGTGTGCCGTGTTGGAGTCTCATGTGAATGTTGTCAACTTAGATAAGATTTGCAAGAAGGTTTTTAGGAATTGGAGCTGGACTTCAAATGGAGGAGTTTGTGATAGGGGTACGAGAGTAATTTTGGGATGGAATGCTGATGATATCGATCTTATGGTTGTGCCGCAGTCTGATCAGGTTATACATGCCCAGGTTCTTTTAAAATCTGTGAAGAAAAAGATGTTTTGTTCATTTGTATATGCTGAGAATAAATACCAGGATAGGAGGAGCCTGTGGGCTGATTTATGCAATTTTAGGGGCCTTACTAAAGATGTTCCTTGGGTAGTCATGGGGGATTTTAACGCTGCTTTGAACATGGAGGACTTTCTTACAGGTCCGTCTTCTCACACGATTGCGATGAGAGATTTTTATGATTGTGTGCAAAATACTGAGCTTATAGATGTGAAGAGCCATGGGCTTCATTATACATGGAGTCAAAGACCAAAGAATGGGGTGGGAACTCTTAAGAAAATTGACCGGGTTATGGGTAATGTCAAGCTATTAGATGTTTTTCCGGATGCGTATGCTATGTTTCAGCCATTCCGTGTATCGGATCATGTTCCTGGCATCTTGAGATTAGCTTCGATGGATACGGGTAGGCCGAAACCTTTTAAATTTCCAAACTTTATTACGTCGAAGCCTAATTTTGGCCAAGCGATTATCGCTGAATGGACTAAAAATGTGGAGGGGGTTGCCATGTTTTCTGTTGTGCAAAAAATGAAGAATTTGAAACCTCACTTTAGGAGGATCCTTCGCAACCAGGGCAATTTACACAAAAGAGTTACCGAGTTGCGGAACCAATTAGATCAGATTCAAAAGCAAGTTGATACTAATCCCTTCGATACGGCTTTGCGGTCTTCAGAAGCTATTTGTCTTAGAGATTACAAGGTTGCGGCCTATGACGAGGAgtgttttctaaaacaaaaatcTAAAGTTCAGTGGCTTTGTGCGGATGACTCAAACACCTCTTACTTTCATAATTATGTGAAAGGCAGGAATGCTCGGAGTAAAATTCACTGCATCAAAGACACGAAGGGGAACCTGTTTGAAGGTGATGATGTGGCTACGACTCTTCTTGCTCATTACTCGGTTTTCATGGGCACGGAAGATCATGTTGATAAGGTGGATGATACAGATATGTTTGTCAATGTATTGCAATCTAATGTGGCAGAAAATATGGTTAGACAGGTTACTGAAGATGAAGTCAAACAGGCGATGTTCAGTATAGGTGAAAATAAGGCTCCGGGTCCGGATGGATATACTTCAGCTTTCTTTAAGAAGTCCTGGGATGTTGTGGGTGGCGAGGTTACTAAGGCAGTGCTTGATTTCTTTAGTAATGGGCAAATTCTCAAACAAATCAATCATACGATTCTTGCGTTGGTTCCGAAGGTTGAAACGCCAAATACGGTGCTTGATTATCGTCCGATATCGTGCTGTAATGTGTTATATAAGTGTATTAGCAAAATAATCACTGATCGGATTAAATGGGGTTTGGGATATTTAGTGAACATAAACCAGTCTGCGTTTGTTCCGGGTAGGAAGATATCTGATAATATTCTTCTTACTCAGGAGCTTATGCATAATTACCATGTTGATCGAGGCCCTCCTAGATGTGCTTTGAAGATTGATATTCAGAAAGCTTATGATACT AAGATGGCTCTAAATAATGCATTCAGGTTTCATTTGCACTGCTCTAAACAAAAGATAATCAATGTCTCGTTTGCGGATGATCTGTTTGTCTTTGTTCATGGTGATATGGGGTCGGTTCAGCTTATCCGAAGTGTCTTGGGTAAATTCACTAGCTTCTCCGGTCTCGTGCCTAGTTTGCCGAAGAGTACAATATTCTTTTGTAATGTGCCTTGCGATGTTAAAACTAACATTCTGAGTTTTTTGCCGTTTCGTGAGGGCACTCTCCCGGTTCGTTATCTTGGAGTTCCCCTAATTTCCACCAAACTCTCGTTTAGAGACTGCAGAATCCTGGTGGAGCGTATGGAGAGGAAGGTAGATAACTGGATGACTAAAACATTATCTTTTGCAGGTCGTTTGCAGCTTATTAACTCTGTCCTAGCGGCAATGTATACATATTGGGCTTCGGTGTTTATCTTGCCAATGCGTATTGTGAAGGATTTAGAAAAGAGAATGAGAAGGTTTCTATGGAATGCGAGTTATTCTAGGAGTACTCGGTCTAAAGTTGCATGGAAAGATGTTTGCAAACCAAAGGAGGAGGGTGGCCTTGGTATCCGTAGTATATCGGATGTTAACAAAGCCCTTATCACGTCGCATATCTGGAGTATCATCACCAATAGAGAATCTCTATGGGTCCAATGGATTCATGCGTACAGGTTGAAAGGTCGGAACTTTTGGGATGTTCAAGCCCGGGGGAATCTGACTTGGAGTTGGCGGAAGATATTAGCCATTCGAAGTCTAGTTCGTCCGTATGTTTGGAAGTCTATTGGTAACGGTAACGGGACTAATGTGTGGAGTGACAACTGGTGTTCATGCAGTCCCATTCGAAATTTCATCACTCCAAGGATGATAGCTCGAGAAGGTTTTAATTTGAAAAATACAGTTGCTGATCTCATTGATAGTAATGGTGACTGGCGATGGCCACAGGCGTGGTTGGATCTATTTCCGGTTCTAATAAATGTTGCACGCCCTGTCATCGCTCAAGATATGGAGGACAGGTTTGGATGGAAAAGCTTTGATGGGAAAATAGGTCACTTTACTTCTTGGGATGCATGGAATAATTTGCGGGTTAGGGAGAACAAGGTGGCATGGGTAAACATGGTGTGGTATGGCCAATGTATTCCAAGACATTCGTTTCATCTTTGGTTGGTGATAATAAACAAGCTGAAAACTCAAGATAGATTGGCGGTGTGGGAAGCGGGGAGTGAGACGAACTTAATTCTTATGTGTTGTCCTTTATGTAAGTATGGTCGAGACTCTAGAGATCACCTCTTTTTTCAATGCTCATTTTCGGCTAAGGTTTGGAGCATAGTTATCAAAAAAGTTGATATGGGGAATGTGGATGGTTCGTGGCGCTCTATAATGTCATGGATAGATCAGCATGCGAGTTCTAAGAGGTTGGAACACATCATTTGCAAACTTGTTGTGGCGGCATCTTCTTATTTCATATGGCAAGAACGGAATAACCGGCTATTTTCTCATCTGCAAAGGAAGGAAGAGACGGTGGCTCAACTGATTCTTGATATGGTTCGGCTTCGGATAATGAGTTTCAAGGTCGGTGGAGATATAAAGCAGCGGAAGCTCTTGGAGAGATGGGTAATCATGGAAGACGACCCGGGTTAA